In Gammaproteobacteria bacterium, a single window of DNA contains:
- the mepA gene encoding penicillin-insensitive murein endopeptidase yields the protein MHRVLASLLLLVSAPAIADNPWGRVRDVHPGIPEVIGGYAAGCLAGAASVPEVGEGYQLMRPSRNRHFGHPRLAHFVERMGAEASRRGWGRVLVGDLAQARGGPMEYGHRSHQSGLDVDFWFRLLPPGSPPLSREQADEAPMVSVVDEPAGSVDPQRWSPRYGELLRLAAERPEVERIFVHPMVKRTLCQNARSEREWLRKVRPYWGHDAHFHVRLACPGDSPRCVAQDPVPEGDGCDEGLERWVEEIRTAALNPTPRRPSPPRAAAAMPAACDAVLAGRPAPSLGVAEPRLRPRGR from the coding sequence ATGCACCGGGTCCTCGCATCGCTCCTGTTGCTCGTCTCGGCCCCGGCCATCGCCGACAACCCCTGGGGCCGCGTCCGCGACGTCCACCCCGGGATCCCCGAAGTCATCGGCGGCTACGCGGCCGGCTGTCTCGCCGGCGCTGCGAGCGTGCCCGAGGTCGGCGAGGGGTACCAGCTCATGCGCCCGAGCCGCAACCGTCACTTCGGCCATCCCCGCCTGGCCCACTTCGTGGAGCGGATGGGGGCGGAGGCGAGCCGGCGCGGGTGGGGCCGGGTGCTGGTGGGCGACCTGGCCCAGGCGCGCGGCGGCCCCATGGAGTACGGTCACCGCAGCCACCAGAGCGGGCTCGACGTGGACTTCTGGTTCCGCCTGCTCCCGCCGGGCTCGCCGCCGCTGTCCCGGGAACAGGCGGACGAGGCCCCGATGGTCTCCGTGGTCGACGAGCCGGCCGGCTCCGTCGACCCGCAGCGCTGGTCGCCGCGCTACGGGGAGCTCCTGCGGCTGGCCGCGGAGCGCCCCGAGGTGGAGCGCATCTTCGTTCACCCCATGGTGAAGCGGACCCTGTGCCAGAACGCCCGGAGTGAGCGGGAATGGCTCAGAAAGGTCCGTCCGTACTGGGGCCACGACGCGCACTTCCACGTGCGGCTGGCCTGCCCCGGGGACAGCCCCCGCTGCGTGGCGCAGGACCCGGTGCCCGAGGGGGACGGCTGCGACGAGGGTCTCGAGCGATGGGTGGAGGAGATCCGCACGGCGGCCCTGAACCCGACGCCGCGGCGGCCCTCCCCGCCCCGGGCGGCCGCGGCGATGCCTGCGGCCTGCGACGCGGTGCTCGCCGGGAGACCTGCCCCGAGCCTCGGTGTCGCGGAGCCGCGGCTCCGCCCCAGGGGTCGGTGA
- a CDS encoding L,D-transpeptidase yields MPWRVLSVLVVLPLIGGLSGCGLHLSHARDEAYGDPTGVRDAPLALAVYKERRELVLLHHGVPAESFPVRLGRNPVGHKVQQGDKRTPEGVYRVCNVKPSQYRSFLGLSYPNSEDAHRALADHRLSPGEYGRIVAALETGRCPPSDTVLGGFVGIHGDREDPPRRYDWTDGCIALTNNEDVLRLSAIVPPGTPVVIYP; encoded by the coding sequence ATGCCCTGGCGGGTCCTGAGTGTGCTGGTGGTTTTGCCGCTGATCGGCGGGCTATCGGGCTGCGGGCTCCATCTGTCGCACGCCCGGGACGAGGCGTACGGCGACCCCACCGGCGTTCGTGACGCGCCCCTCGCCCTCGCGGTGTACAAGGAGCGGCGCGAGCTCGTGCTGCTGCACCACGGCGTCCCCGCGGAGAGCTTCCCCGTTCGTCTGGGCCGCAACCCCGTGGGGCACAAGGTCCAGCAGGGCGACAAGCGCACGCCCGAGGGCGTCTACCGCGTTTGCAACGTCAAGCCGAGCCAGTACCGGTCCTTTCTGGGGCTGAGCTATCCCAACAGCGAGGACGCCCACCGCGCCCTCGCCGACCACCGGCTCTCCCCCGGGGAGTACGGCCGCATCGTGGCGGCGCTCGAGACGGGGCGCTGCCCGCCGTCGGACACGGTCCTCGGCGGCTTCGTGGGGATCCACGGGGACCGGGAGGACCCACCCCGGCGCTACGACTGGACCGACGGCTGCATCGCCCTCACGAACAACGAGGACGTGCTTCGACTCTCCGCGATCGTGCCGCCCGGGACCCCGGTCGTCATCTACCCCTAG